A genomic segment from Nitrospira sp. encodes:
- a CDS encoding Methyltransferase type 11, translating into MPTPTPEEVIDAQRQDWNRVAAGWDKWDFYFSRNMTFINHRLVADARLQPGLRVLDLGSGTGYPALLAGDVVGPEGSVVGIDLAESMLAVATRKANALGMQHVTFRTGDVTTLPFDAGSFDAVISRFCLMFLPEIPKALKEILRVLKPGGYVAAAVWSAPEKNPFIRIPMDVIKTITPLPPPNPEAPGIFRLAKSGDLAGMMERVGLAPLSDDEFTAEVTYATAEEFFRSMMDIAAPIQNLFATLTPEQKTEAERGIVKAVKEYRRQQNVALPIAVRIVSARKSL; encoded by the coding sequence ATGCCGACACCAACCCCCGAAGAGGTGATCGACGCCCAGCGCCAGGACTGGAATCGAGTCGCTGCCGGCTGGGACAAATGGGACTTTTACTTCAGTCGCAACATGACTTTCATCAACCACCGACTGGTGGCGGACGCCAGGTTGCAACCAGGGCTTCGAGTCTTGGACCTCGGGTCCGGCACCGGCTATCCGGCATTACTCGCCGGGGACGTCGTGGGGCCTGAAGGGTCCGTGGTGGGGATCGACCTCGCCGAATCCATGTTGGCGGTGGCCACGCGCAAGGCGAACGCGCTGGGGATGCAGCACGTGACGTTTCGGACCGGCGACGTCACGACCCTCCCCTTCGACGCAGGGTCATTCGATGCCGTGATCAGTCGATTCTGTCTGATGTTCCTGCCGGAAATTCCGAAAGCGTTGAAAGAGATTCTCCGCGTGCTGAAACCGGGAGGGTATGTCGCTGCCGCGGTCTGGTCGGCGCCGGAAAAGAACCCCTTCATCCGCATTCCGATGGACGTGATCAAAACCATCACCCCCCTGCCGCCGCCGAACCCCGAGGCCCCGGGGATTTTTCGTTTGGCGAAATCAGGCGATCTGGCCGGGATGATGGAGCGGGTCGGGCTGGCGCCGTTGAGCGACGATGAGTTTACCGCCGAGGTGACCTACGCCACGGCTGAAGAGTTTTTTCGAAGCATGATGGATATCGCGGCGCCGATTCAGAATCTCTTCGCCACCTTGACGCCGGAGCAGAAGACCGAGGCTGAACGGGGCATCGTCAAGGCCGTGAAGGAATATCGACGGCAACAGAACGTCGCCCTACCGATCGCCGTCCGAATCGTGAGCGCGCGCAAGTCCCTCTGA
- a CDS encoding MutT-like protein, producing the protein MSTKKLSAGILLYRLQGEVLEVFLVHPGGPFWVRKDEGAWSIPKGEYEAGTDPLTAAKREFQEETGFEVDGTFHSLITLKQPSGKLISAWAVEGDVDASALASNTFTLEWPPKSGRVLEVPEVDRGAWCDIPTARVKLQPGQRGFLDQLQRLLLKAGDGEVRWV; encoded by the coding sequence ATGAGCACGAAGAAACTCAGCGCCGGTATCTTGCTCTACCGCCTGCAAGGCGAGGTGCTCGAAGTCTTTCTCGTCCATCCCGGCGGTCCTTTTTGGGTGCGGAAAGATGAGGGGGCCTGGTCGATTCCAAAGGGCGAGTATGAGGCGGGCACGGATCCACTGACGGCGGCCAAGCGCGAGTTCCAAGAAGAAACTGGTTTTGAAGTCGATGGAACATTTCATTCCCTGATCACACTGAAGCAGCCGAGCGGAAAGCTGATCTCAGCCTGGGCGGTGGAAGGTGATGTCGATGCGTCAGCGCTGGCGAGTAATACCTTCACACTGGAGTGGCCGCCAAAATCCGGGAGGGTCCTGGAGGTTCCCGAAGTGGATCGCGGAGCCTGGTGCGATATCCCTACCGCGCGGGTAAAACTGCAACCGGGGCAGCGGGGTTTTCTAGATCAGCTGCAACGGCTGCTGCTGAAAGCCGGTGACGGTGAGGTCAGGTGGGTGTGA
- a CDS encoding FAD-dependent oxidoreductase — METISTRCCIAGGGPAGMMLGLLLARAGVEVLVLERHADFLRDFRGDTIHPSTLEVMYELGLLERLLLLPHQKVSRIKAQFGDLALTVADFSLLSTHCPFVAFMPQWDFLTFLAAEAARFPAFRLMMQTEVTGLIEETGRIIGLKAQTSEGRIEVCADLVVGADGRHSVVRTTAGLSVEEFGAPMDVLWFRLSRRVGDPEDPIGRFDRGRIFIMLNRGDYWQCGCVIPKGSYDQLRSKGLRAFRESLARLAPFVADRVGDLHDWESVRLLTVQVDRLRQWSRPGLLCIGDAAHAMSPVGGVGINLAIQDAVAAANLLAAPLRDGRLTSDDLHMVQMRRDRPTRVTQRMQLFIQNRVIKRVLGEEGPLLAPLPLRLLARFPSLRRIPARLIGIGFRPEHVRTPVA, encoded by the coding sequence ATGGAAACCATCTCGACACGTTGCTGCATTGCCGGCGGCGGTCCCGCCGGGATGATGCTGGGCCTGCTGCTCGCCCGCGCCGGAGTCGAGGTGTTGGTACTGGAGAGACACGCCGACTTTCTCCGCGACTTCCGCGGCGATACCATCCATCCCTCCACGCTTGAGGTCATGTACGAGCTGGGATTGCTGGAGCGGCTGCTCCTCCTGCCGCACCAGAAAGTCTCACGGATCAAGGCGCAATTCGGTGATCTGGCCCTGACCGTCGCGGACTTTTCATTGCTTTCGACCCACTGTCCCTTCGTCGCCTTCATGCCGCAATGGGATTTCCTCACCTTTCTCGCCGCGGAGGCGGCTCGGTTTCCGGCCTTTCGCCTGATGATGCAGACCGAGGTGACGGGCTTGATCGAGGAGACCGGCCGGATCATAGGGTTGAAGGCGCAGACCTCGGAGGGTCGGATCGAGGTGTGTGCCGATCTGGTCGTGGGGGCGGATGGGCGGCATTCGGTCGTCCGCACCACAGCCGGCTTGTCGGTGGAGGAATTCGGGGCGCCGATGGATGTCTTATGGTTCCGCCTCTCACGTCGGGTAGGCGATCCGGAAGACCCGATCGGCCGGTTTGATCGGGGGCGGATCTTCATCATGCTCAACCGGGGAGACTACTGGCAATGTGGGTGTGTGATTCCGAAAGGATCGTATGATCAGCTTCGGAGCAAGGGGCTGCGGGCCTTCCGCGAAAGTCTCGCGCGGCTGGCACCCTTCGTTGCCGATCGGGTCGGTGACCTTCACGATTGGGAGTCGGTGAGGTTGCTCACCGTGCAGGTGGATCGGTTGCGTCAGTGGTCGCGCCCCGGTCTGCTCTGCATCGGCGATGCGGCCCATGCGATGTCTCCGGTGGGCGGCGTCGGAATCAATCTTGCCATTCAAGATGCGGTCGCGGCGGCCAATCTCTTAGCCGCTCCGCTGCGAGACGGCCGGCTGACATCGGATGATCTCCACATGGTGCAGATGCGCCGTGATCGGCCGACCAGGGTGACGCAGCGCATGCAACTGTTCATCCAGAACCGCGTCATCAAACGGGTGCTGGGCGAGGAGGGGCCGCTCCTGGCCCCGCTCCCGCTTCGCCTCCTTGCGCGCTTTCCCTCTCTGCGCCGCATTCCTGCCCGCCTCATTGGGATCGGGTTTCGACCTGAACATGTGCGCACTCCTGTCGCGTAG
- a CDS encoding putative MFS-type transporter, which translates to MAPSMSQAQPSLQPRRAAVFFILVTVVLDMLSFGIIIPVLPKLVETFLGGDTAEAAEIYGLMGTAWALMQFVCSPIQGALSDRFGRRPVVLLSNVGLGLDFILMALAPNLAWLFAGRVISGIASSSFSTAGAYIADVTSPDKRAAAFGLMGAAFGLGFMLGPAVGGLLGAVDPRWPFWGAAATSLLNACYGFFVLPESLPREKQAPFRWRRANPLGALILLRSHHELFGLATATFLMNLAHVVLPSVAVLYLGYRYGWGPSAVGFTLAAVGACAMIVQGTLVNPITTRLGERRTLLIGLLCGAAGFAIYGLAPTPLVYCFGIPVMAFWGLAGPSAQVFMTRRVSPSEQGQLQGAIASLTGIAGLIGPSLFAQTFAAFIGPQADLHLPGAPYLLSTIMLLMGTGIAWRATRGAR; encoded by the coding sequence ATGGCGCCCTCGATGAGTCAGGCGCAGCCATCGCTTCAACCGCGTCGAGCAGCGGTGTTCTTTATCCTCGTCACCGTCGTGCTCGACATGTTGTCGTTCGGGATCATCATTCCCGTCCTGCCGAAACTCGTCGAGACGTTTCTGGGCGGCGACACCGCGGAGGCGGCGGAGATCTACGGCCTCATGGGCACGGCTTGGGCGCTGATGCAGTTCGTCTGTTCGCCGATCCAGGGCGCCCTCTCCGACCGGTTCGGGCGGCGGCCGGTCGTATTGCTCTCCAATGTCGGCCTCGGCCTCGATTTCATCCTCATGGCGTTGGCGCCCAATCTGGCTTGGCTCTTCGCCGGCCGCGTCATCTCGGGCATCGCCTCATCGAGCTTCAGCACGGCCGGTGCCTATATCGCCGATGTCACGTCACCGGACAAGCGTGCCGCGGCTTTCGGCCTGATGGGCGCGGCGTTCGGGTTGGGTTTTATGCTGGGGCCGGCCGTGGGCGGGCTCTTGGGGGCGGTCGATCCGCGCTGGCCCTTCTGGGGCGCGGCGGCGACCAGTCTGCTCAATGCCTGTTATGGATTCTTTGTGTTGCCGGAATCCCTCCCGCGCGAAAAGCAGGCTCCCTTTCGGTGGCGACGCGCCAATCCGCTGGGGGCGTTGATCCTGTTGCGCTCACACCATGAACTCTTCGGACTGGCGACGGCCACCTTCCTGATGAACCTGGCCCATGTGGTGTTGCCCAGCGTCGCGGTGTTGTATTTAGGCTATCGCTACGGCTGGGGTCCGTCGGCGGTGGGCTTCACGCTGGCGGCGGTCGGTGCCTGCGCCATGATCGTCCAGGGTACGTTGGTGAACCCGATCACCACGCGGTTGGGTGAGCGTCGAACCCTGCTTATCGGGCTCCTTTGCGGAGCCGCCGGCTTTGCCATCTATGGACTCGCGCCCACGCCGCTCGTCTATTGTTTCGGCATTCCGGTGATGGCCTTCTGGGGACTGGCCGGTCCTTCTGCACAAGTCTTCATGACCAGACGCGTAAGTCCGTCCGAACAAGGACAGTTGCAGGGCGCCATCGCCAGCCTCACCGGCATCGCCGGCCTGATCGGCCCGAGCCTGTTCGCGCAAACCTTCGCCGCCTTCATCGGTCCACAGGCCGACCTGCACCTTCCCGGCGCACCCTATCTGCTCTCGACCATCATGCTGTTGATGGGGACGGGAATTGCCTGGCGGGCGACGAGAGGAGCACGATAG
- a CDS encoding CBS domain-containing protein, translating to MSMTRTSPKRARISLDRSIERLRKQLAELAAYLGKGHPTRSLEEFDLETEHVIADLLGETSELLEAYEYAEFGEAAGLVNLTDEAPESVGADGQRQRLLQRSRVLESCIAELEARRAAESKGAKADRQVLIGPQVAEHMTNEIRSLSQDASLREAGQAMEKWKLGSLLLTDDRAYVGFITDSALARAVVANGLNPTTAVKVCMRKPVVAIEGNRPIIEAVRLMKDQATRHLAVTQDGSIIGVISVSNILRYYSGVV from the coding sequence ATGTCTATGACACGCACGTCTCCCAAGCGAGCGCGGATCTCTCTCGACCGGAGCATCGAGCGCCTGCGCAAGCAGCTCGCCGAGTTGGCCGCCTACCTCGGCAAGGGCCACCCGACCCGCAGCCTGGAAGAGTTCGACCTGGAAACGGAACATGTGATTGCGGATCTGCTCGGAGAAACGTCCGAGCTGCTGGAGGCCTACGAGTATGCCGAGTTCGGCGAAGCGGCCGGCCTGGTGAATCTGACGGATGAAGCGCCGGAAAGTGTCGGGGCGGACGGACAACGGCAACGTCTCCTGCAGCGCAGCCGGGTGTTGGAGAGCTGCATCGCAGAATTGGAGGCACGGCGGGCCGCCGAATCGAAAGGTGCCAAGGCCGATCGGCAGGTCCTCATCGGTCCGCAAGTCGCCGAACATATGACGAACGAGATCCGCAGTCTGTCTCAGGACGCCAGCCTGCGCGAAGCGGGGCAAGCCATGGAGAAATGGAAGCTGGGGTCGCTGCTTCTGACAGACGATCGTGCCTATGTCGGCTTCATTACCGATTCCGCCCTCGCGCGTGCGGTAGTGGCCAACGGGTTGAATCCCACGACCGCCGTCAAGGTCTGTATGCGAAAGCCGGTGGTGGCCATCGAGGGTAATCGTCCGATCATCGAGGCCGTGCGCCTGATGAAGGACCAAGCGACCCGGCACCTGGCCGTCACGCAGGATGGCTCCATCATCGGCGTGATTTCGGTGTCCAACATTTTGCGGTACTACTCGGGTGTGGTGTAG